GAGCGTCAACATCCCGGGGAATTCGATGATTTCAACATCGTTTCGGGTGTGGCGCTCATGGCCTTTCGTCAGTTCATGGGCGTTGTCGTATCGAAGGATGGTGTCGCCGCCGACTTCCCCGTGGTGTAGGCTGTAGTCCCATCCACACGGGTACTTCTTATCCTCCGTCTGCCGGATGGTCACATCGATGACGTACCCATCTTAAACATCCTGTCAATCTTCGATGGTAGTGTAGGACGCCATCCGTCATCTTATGTGATGACCTCCATAGGCATAAACCTATGGACTTCATAACATAGGTGTGTGATTTGCTTCTTTGCAAGAACATGAGCCGCTTGACCAACCTGATTCAGAGACATTGAGAACGAGTTCACCTCTTGCTGGTCCGTCGACCTGTTCGCAGTTGCCACGTCGGCTTCACCCGGAACGTATCTGGTTCCTCAACAGGAAGAGTATGACTCTGATCCGTCGCCAGTGACGTGGGCCGTGCGAGGCGGTTGATCAGTTCATCACGCACGTCCTGCCGAGACATCGTCTGTTCGTGCCAGCCGAGCCGTTCGTCATAATGGCGCTTCCTGAAGAGCTGGCCAGTCGTCTCGGCGGCGATGTACTGGGTTCGTTTGACTCCCCAGACGTTCGACGATCGATACTCGGCACCGACGTCTGCATGCGTGAGTTCGACGAGAACACACTCGACGAATGAAATGAGTGACTCCCGACTTCGGTCGTTCGGAACGCGTAACTCGAGGCCGGACCAGGGTGGTTCAGTGGGCTGTCGGTGGGTTGGTGCTCGATCAATACCACGGTCTCGTGGGTGCTGTCGCTCAGAAGTCATACGCTATCTCGGGGCAGTTCGACCGCCCCGCACCCTTCCTAGGGACGAAAAACACGACCTCACAGTCACGAGGGTATCGGTGGGCCGTTGTCTGTTTCTTTATTCTGAACGGCTCACGAAACTCGCGGTCAGTACAAATAACATACTTACTTCGGCCGAATGTAGTCGGATATGTGCAACGCCGCCACGCCCTCCTCTCCGCGACGGCCGTGTTGTCCGGGTTCTCCGGCTGTATCGCCCCGTTCACGTCTAGCGGATCCCTCAGAGAGGTGAGTGTCGAACTCCGGAATGCGGACGATGGAGCGCGGACGTTCCACCTCGCGCTCGAAACCGAAGCTGGCATGCTAGACTGGGGGTCACACCGTGTCGACGCGGGCGTCGACGAGATAGTGACAATGGCTCCGGATGAAGACGTCTCCCCGGTCGCGTTACACGGAGTCGTTGAGGATTTCGCAGGGAGCGTCGATATCTTGGGTGTTGATGATCTCGACGAGAACTACTGTCTCCAATTCCATTTCTGGTACTCGCATCCAAGCGACGAGCAACCGCAGTTGGCTCAGGTCGCCGACATCGAATGCTAACCGTGAACCTATTCTGCCGATAGATTCGCAGACTTACTTACCGAGTTGAGTGCCTTACTCTGAATTGAAGAAACGATCCTCGCAACGACTGTTACTTGGAGCTCTCGCCGAATAATCGTCCCCACAAAGAGGATGTCTCTGAAGCGGTGTCACAGTCAGACGCTGTGTCGACTTGTTCTTCTCGAGTCTGCTTGATCTCTCGGTTACGCTCTGCAAGTTCGGTTTTGAGATCCTCGATCGTTGCCTCGAGGAGATCGATGCGCTCATTTTTCTGTTCGAGCGTGGCCTCGAGTTCGTCGACACGGCCAGTCAACAGTCGGTTCTTCTCAATCAGATACG
This genomic window from Natribaculum luteum contains:
- a CDS encoding toxin-antitoxin system TumE family protein; amino-acid sequence: MDVTIRQTEDKKYPCGWDYSLHHGEVGGDTILRYDNAHELTKGHERHTRNDVEIIEFPGMLTLYDRCQRETEEMSPVSWNWSE